In Alkalihalobacterium alkalinitrilicum, a genomic segment contains:
- a CDS encoding IS4 family transposase, with protein MAKSLFLEAVEVTQNVLHDYVFKCESRSKPTYFTREGRNKLNFISTILFMLNFVKKSFQIELDDYFKLLGNRTESISKQAFSEARKKIKPEAFIKLFDTIVDWYYKENPYKKFMGFRIFAIDASILEINNSIRLRDAFGVSKGSSLELARAMASCIYDTENNLIVKALITKCTDGERSVAIKLMNSFKDHLNNNDLFLFDRGYPSLDFFAYLIELNVKFMIRTPVNYYKSSIKSSVPDQIIELKRKGSVMRLRAIRFTLPSGEDELLITNIEDETFGIQDFKTLYFKRWRIETKYDELKNKLQLQKFTGDTPLSVEQDFYATMFLANMASLVKQEADEMIAKEQEGKDLKYEYTANANVLTGKLKANLVRIILEESPRRRKKLYKQMLDEIKRNRTPIRPGRSFKRTKGLRANRNGLVQKSAL; from the coding sequence GTGGCAAAAAGCCTGTTTTTAGAAGCTGTAGAGGTAACCCAGAACGTCCTACATGACTATGTTTTTAAGTGTGAATCACGTTCCAAACCAACCTATTTTACTCGTGAAGGGAGAAACAAATTAAATTTTATTAGTACTATTCTTTTTATGCTCAATTTCGTGAAAAAAAGCTTTCAGATTGAGCTGGATGACTATTTTAAGCTTCTTGGAAATAGGACGGAAAGTATTAGTAAACAGGCGTTTTCTGAGGCTAGAAAGAAGATTAAACCGGAAGCATTTATAAAATTATTTGATACCATTGTGGATTGGTACTACAAGGAAAATCCTTATAAAAAATTTATGGGGTTTCGTATTTTCGCTATCGATGCATCCATCTTGGAAATAAATAATTCCATAAGATTAAGGGATGCCTTTGGCGTTTCGAAAGGCAGTTCTTTAGAACTGGCTCGCGCAATGGCATCCTGTATCTATGATACCGAAAATAATCTAATTGTAAAGGCTTTGATTACAAAATGTACAGATGGAGAACGGTCTGTCGCTATCAAACTGATGAACAGCTTTAAAGATCACTTGAACAATAACGACCTTTTTCTTTTTGATCGAGGATATCCATCATTAGATTTTTTCGCTTATCTAATAGAATTAAATGTAAAATTTATGATTAGAACACCTGTCAATTATTATAAATCTAGTATTAAATCTTCGGTGCCTGACCAAATAATTGAGCTTAAAAGAAAAGGGAGCGTGATGCGCTTAAGGGCTATACGGTTTACACTGCCATCGGGTGAAGATGAGTTGCTCATCACAAATATAGAAGATGAAACATTTGGGATACAGGATTTTAAAACACTCTATTTTAAGCGGTGGAGAATTGAAACAAAATATGATGAATTAAAAAATAAACTTCAACTTCAAAAGTTTACAGGTGATACTCCTCTTTCAGTTGAACAAGATTTTTATGCGACCATGTTTCTAGCAAACATGGCTTCGCTAGTTAAACAAGAGGCTGACGAAATGATTGCCAAAGAGCAAGAAGGAAAGGATCTAAAATATGAATACACAGCTAACGCCAACGTTTTGACCGGTAAGCTGAAAGCTAATCTAGTCCGTATTATATTAGAGGAAAGTCCAAGACGACGTAAAAAGCTATATAAGCAAATGCTTGACGAAATCAAAAGGAATCGTACTCCCATAAGACCAGGTAGAAGTTTCAAACGTACTAAGGGGTTGCGAGCTAATAGAAACGGGCTAGTTCAGAAGTCTGCATTATAG
- a CDS encoding FAS1-like dehydratase domain-containing protein has translation MGTNWKLVLMTLGADPVERGTIRRFLEPLEFDCPLHYDKNVAKKHGYSDVIAPYSSLITWTIPPLWQPGETIFTSAERDAQPSYSPLTGVKTNLAPPTTGYFATDLEIDYLQPILVDDHLCQIGYVLLSCDPKETKVGRGAFMVWESEIRNQRGKVVAKTRMGTYSYNPHSS, from the coding sequence TTGGGAACTAATTGGAAACTTGTCTTGATGACATTGGGGGCAGACCCTGTTGAACGAGGAACAATACGACGCTTTCTTGAACCACTCGAATTCGATTGTCCCCTTCATTATGATAAAAATGTTGCTAAAAAACATGGATATTCTGATGTTATTGCACCTTACAGTAGTCTTATTACTTGGACGATACCGCCACTCTGGCAACCAGGAGAGACAATTTTCACAAGTGCAGAAAGAGATGCACAGCCTTCGTATAGTCCACTTACAGGTGTAAAAACAAATCTAGCCCCTCCGACAACTGGTTATTTCGCTACAGATCTTGAAATAGATTATCTTCAACCCATATTAGTAGATGACCATTTATGTCAGATAGGATATGTATTATTATCTTGTGATCCGAAAGAAACAAAGGTTGGACGTGGGGCATTTATGGTATGGGAATCAGAGATTCGTAATCAACGTGGTAAAGTGGTTGCAAAGACTCGGATGGGGACATACAGCTATAATCCACATAGCAGTTAA
- a CDS encoding acyl dehydratase produces the protein MKRLNQRYWDDVSEGDEVPSIDFPISVYRLVMEAGANRDFNSIHHNTEYAQSTGAEEMYANNFFLQGMWERTVREYIGLSGTIRSLKGFRMKSFNYAGDTVVTKGIVKNKWYEEKEYYVELQMWSENSKGISVGPGSVFVTLPKRND, from the coding sequence ATGAAAAGATTAAATCAACGCTATTGGGATGATGTCTCAGAAGGTGATGAGGTGCCTTCTATAGATTTCCCTATTAGTGTTTACAGACTTGTAATGGAGGCTGGTGCAAATCGTGATTTTAACTCCATCCATCATAATACCGAGTATGCACAGAGTACAGGAGCAGAAGAGATGTATGCAAATAATTTTTTCCTTCAAGGAATGTGGGAAAGAACTGTACGGGAATACATCGGCCTATCTGGTACGATTAGGAGCTTAAAAGGGTTTCGGATGAAATCATTTAATTATGCTGGAGATACAGTAGTGACAAAAGGGATTGTCAAAAATAAGTGGTATGAAGAAAAAGAGTACTATGTTGAATTACAAATGTGGTCTGAGAATTCTAAAGGTATCTCAGTGGGGCCAGGTTCGGTTTTTGTAACTCTTCCTAAAAGAAATGATTAA
- a CDS encoding sulfite reductase subunit alpha, producing the protein MQITVEKPEKKKVPTIYSRTNPYQAEVLENINLNGDGSSKETRHIELSLKGSNLSYVPGDCLGIIPENDPELVATLIEEMNWNPEVPVTVNKQGDTLSLKEALTTHYEITLLTKKVLQQAAEFTENEELQQLVLPENVTQMKAYIEGRDFLDLLRDFGPWNASAEEIVSLLRKMPPRLYSIASSIAANPDEVHLTIGAVRYNAHGRERKGVCSVLCAERLNQGDTLPVFIQQNKHFNLPDSQDTDIIMVGPGTGIAPFRSFIQELAVNSGAGRSWLFFGDQHSATDFLYEDELKQYQQDGVLTKLDAAFSRDSDQKVYVQHKIFENSKEVFEWLENGAYFYVCGDKQYMAKDVHNTLIDIVEKEGKMNRDSAEAYLNDMQKQKRYQRDVY; encoded by the coding sequence ATGCAAATTACTGTAGAAAAACCTGAAAAGAAAAAAGTACCAACCATTTATTCAAGGACGAATCCGTATCAAGCGGAAGTTCTTGAGAATATTAATCTAAATGGAGATGGCTCTAGTAAAGAAACAAGGCATATTGAGCTTTCGTTAAAGGGATCAAACCTTTCATATGTACCAGGTGATTGCCTTGGTATTATTCCCGAAAATGATCCAGAACTTGTAGCAACTCTTATAGAGGAAATGAACTGGAATCCAGAAGTACCTGTAACTGTTAATAAGCAGGGCGATACGCTTTCATTAAAAGAAGCGTTAACAACACATTATGAAATTACATTGTTGACGAAAAAGGTCTTACAGCAAGCAGCAGAATTTACGGAAAATGAGGAGTTACAACAACTCGTTTTACCTGAAAATGTAACACAAATGAAAGCCTATATCGAAGGGCGCGACTTCCTTGACTTGTTACGTGATTTTGGTCCATGGAATGCATCAGCTGAAGAAATTGTATCCTTATTAAGAAAAATGCCACCACGTTTATATTCAATTGCAAGCAGCATTGCCGCTAATCCCGATGAAGTTCATCTAACGATCGGTGCTGTACGTTACAATGCGCATGGACGTGAACGAAAGGGCGTTTGCTCAGTTTTATGTGCAGAACGTCTTAATCAAGGTGATACGCTTCCTGTATTCATTCAACAAAATAAACACTTTAACCTACCAGATTCTCAAGATACAGATATTATTATGGTTGGACCAGGAACTGGTATTGCACCATTCCGTTCGTTTATCCAGGAACTCGCAGTAAACAGTGGAGCAGGGAGATCATGGTTATTTTTTGGTGATCAGCACTCAGCAACAGATTTCTTATATGAAGACGAGCTAAAACAATATCAACAAGACGGAGTATTAACAAAGTTAGACGCAGCTTTCTCGCGTGATTCAGACCAAAAAGTATATGTTCAGCATAAAATTTTTGAAAACAGTAAAGAAGTGTTTGAATGGCTTGAAAATGGTGCATACTTCTATGTTTGTGGAGATAAACAATATATGGCAAAAGACGTTCACAATACATTAATTGATATTGTTGAAAAAGAAGGAAAAATGAACCGCGACTCAGCTGAAGCTTATTTAAATGATATGCAAAAACAAAAACGTTACCAACGTGATGTGTATTAA
- a CDS encoding ABC transporter substrate-binding protein — MKKIFASLLFSLLIASLFIGCSSSNNEKVKVAEVTRSIFYAPLYAAISNGFFEEEGIDIDLTTTWGGDNTMTTLLSGGADIALVGAETSIYVYAQQADDPAINFAKLTATDGTFLVSREKMENFEWDDLKGSTFLGQRRGGMPQMVGEHVLKLNGIDPHRDLNLIQNIDFGNIPSAFASGTGDFVQLFEPQATMFEQEGIGHVVRSFGSESGTVPYTVFMAKKSFINKNEETIEQFTRALYRGQQWVQNQPIEEVAEAIMPYFDDTTLDIIEQVIDRYKSQGSYAPTPLLSEEAWNNLQDIMDNAGELPQRVNYGELVNTTIANRVLQ, encoded by the coding sequence ATGAAAAAAATATTTGCATCATTATTATTTAGTCTCCTTATTGCATCTTTATTTATTGGTTGTTCATCTAGTAACAATGAGAAAGTTAAGGTTGCTGAAGTAACGCGGTCCATATTTTATGCCCCTTTGTATGCGGCAATATCTAATGGATTTTTTGAGGAAGAAGGAATTGACATAGACCTTACAACGACGTGGGGTGGTGACAATACGATGACAACTTTATTATCTGGAGGTGCTGATATTGCGCTTGTCGGTGCCGAAACATCAATCTATGTTTATGCTCAACAAGCGGATGATCCTGCGATCAACTTTGCTAAGTTAACCGCTACGGATGGTACTTTTTTAGTGTCTCGTGAAAAAATGGAAAATTTCGAATGGGATGATTTGAAAGGAAGTACATTCTTAGGTCAACGCCGAGGCGGAATGCCGCAAATGGTTGGGGAGCATGTGTTGAAATTGAATGGAATTGATCCACATCGTGATTTAAATTTAATCCAAAACATTGATTTTGGAAATATTCCAAGTGCTTTTGCTTCTGGAACAGGCGACTTCGTTCAATTATTCGAACCGCAAGCGACGATGTTTGAACAAGAAGGAATTGGTCATGTTGTTCGTTCGTTTGGTTCAGAATCAGGCACTGTACCTTATACCGTATTTATGGCTAAGAAAAGCTTTATTAACAAAAATGAAGAGACAATTGAACAATTTACAAGGGCACTTTACCGTGGCCAGCAGTGGGTACAAAATCAACCGATTGAAGAGGTAGCAGAAGCTATTATGCCGTATTTTGATGATACGACGCTTGACATTATTGAGCAAGTAATTGACCGTTATAAGTCGCAAGGCTCTTATGCACCCACACCTCTTCTTAGTGAAGAAGCCTGGAATAACTTACAAGATATTATGGATAATGCTGGAGAATTACCACAACGTGTCAACTATGGCGAGTTAGTCAACACAACGATTGCTAATCGAGTATTACAATAG
- a CDS encoding ABC transporter ATP-binding protein, which translates to MSYVTLKHIDLTYLSKESATTALENINLSIEKGEFVSIIGPSGCGKTTLLSIIAGLLKPTAGDVSVEGLSVTDHQANIGYMLQQDYLFPWLSIEENITIGLKVMGKLSNQTKAYALSLLEQMGLEDKRKEYPSQLSGGMRQRVALVRMLATKPKVMLLDEPFSALDYQTKLRLEDLVFETLKEQEKTAVLVTHDIGEAISMSDRIVLLSAKPGKIHKIFEVPEELRQLLPFHVRNESLYNELFQEVWKELETLET; encoded by the coding sequence ATGTCTTATGTCACGTTAAAACATATCGACCTTACGTATTTATCAAAAGAGAGTGCTACAACAGCTTTGGAAAACATAAACCTCTCAATTGAAAAAGGAGAGTTTGTTTCTATTATAGGACCAAGTGGTTGTGGTAAAACTACTTTGTTATCCATTATTGCAGGACTTTTAAAACCAACAGCTGGTGATGTTTCAGTTGAAGGGTTATCTGTCACTGATCATCAAGCAAACATTGGATATATGCTCCAGCAAGATTATTTATTTCCATGGCTATCGATTGAGGAAAACATTACGATCGGTCTAAAGGTTATGGGTAAACTCTCGAATCAAACAAAAGCTTATGCTCTGTCACTGTTGGAGCAAATGGGCTTAGAAGACAAACGTAAGGAATATCCGAGTCAGCTTTCAGGTGGTATGAGGCAGAGAGTCGCACTTGTTCGTATGCTCGCTACCAAACCTAAAGTTATGCTATTAGACGAGCCATTTTCAGCACTAGATTATCAAACGAAATTGCGATTAGAAGATCTAGTTTTTGAAACGTTAAAAGAGCAAGAAAAAACAGCGGTCCTTGTTACCCATGATATCGGAGAAGCGATTTCAATGAGTGACCGTATCGTACTTTTGTCTGCAAAGCCAGGGAAAATCCATAAAATTTTTGAGGTACCAGAAGAACTTCGTCAATTACTGCCTTTTCATGTAAGAAATGAGAGTCTATATAATGAACTCTTTCAAGAGGTATGGAAGGAGTTGGAAACCCTTGAAACCTAA
- a CDS encoding ABC transporter permease → MKPNVSKLHDQYIQRKKKERLYVFLCQLSIVVAFFTVWELASRLRWIDPLLFSMPSRIWNLLIARISDGSLFLHTSVTLFETILGFLLGTLFGTLLAAILWWSPFVSRVVDPFLVVLNSMPKIALGPILIVGLGPGFASIIAMGVLISLIITTIVVYTAFKEVDQNYVKVMQTFGANKRQIFRTAILPASFPTIISTLKVNVGLAWVGVMVGEFLVSKQGLGYLIIYGFQVFNFTLVLMSLFVIAILATVMYQLVELIERKLIKHH, encoded by the coding sequence TTGAAACCTAATGTAAGCAAGTTACACGACCAATATATACAACGGAAAAAGAAGGAACGTTTATACGTTTTTTTGTGTCAATTATCGATTGTTGTCGCATTTTTTACTGTGTGGGAATTGGCTTCAAGACTTCGCTGGATCGATCCATTACTTTTTAGTATGCCGTCTAGAATATGGAACTTGTTGATAGCGAGGATCTCGGATGGAAGCTTGTTTCTCCATACATCTGTTACCTTATTTGAGACGATATTAGGATTTTTATTAGGAACTCTTTTTGGAACGCTTCTTGCAGCCATTTTGTGGTGGTCTCCTTTTGTTTCACGAGTAGTTGACCCATTTTTGGTTGTATTAAATTCAATGCCAAAAATTGCACTCGGTCCGATATTAATCGTTGGTCTTGGTCCTGGCTTTGCCTCAATCATAGCCATGGGGGTACTTATTTCACTCATTATCACAACAATCGTTGTCTATACAGCATTTAAAGAAGTCGACCAAAATTACGTAAAAGTCATGCAAACATTCGGTGCAAATAAAAGGCAGATATTTCGAACCGCCATCTTACCCGCTTCATTTCCGACGATCATTTCAACATTAAAAGTTAATGTTGGTCTAGCATGGGTAGGGGTGATGGTCGGAGAGTTTTTAGTATCAAAACAAGGATTAGGATACTTGATTATATATGGGTTCCAAGTGTTTAACTTCACACTCGTTTTAATGAGTCTGTTCGTGATTGCTATATTAGCGACGGTCATGTATCAACTTGTTGAATTAATTGAAAGAAAACTAATTAAACATCATTAA
- a CDS encoding glutaredoxin family protein encodes MSKPVIVYSTDGCVECTFVKQMLEDEGVPFEVRDVMTRREYQIEVEKFGFLGVPVTVVGDKAVKGFTPELKELIESAKK; translated from the coding sequence ATGAGTAAACCAGTTATTGTCTATTCAACAGATGGGTGTGTGGAATGCACTTTTGTGAAACAAATGTTAGAGGATGAAGGGGTTCCATTTGAGGTAAGAGACGTGATGACGCGTAGGGAGTACCAAATCGAAGTCGAAAAGTTTGGCTTTTTAGGGGTACCAGTTACAGTTGTTGGTGATAAAGCTGTCAAAGGATTTACGCCTGAACTTAAAGAGTTAATTGAGAGTGCAAAAAAATAA
- the kynU gene encoding kynureninase, producing MTDPNTTYTREYARELDQKDPLASYRSEFYLIEQMIYLDGNSLGLLSKRAEKTLLELLHSWKTLGIEGWTEGDYPWFYLSESLGEKMAPLLGADREEVLITGSTTSNLHQLVATFFKPDEKKNKILADELAFPTDIYALQSQLKLQGLDPQEHLFKVISADGHTIDEEVIIDAMTEDIALIVLPSILYRSGQILDMERLTKEAHNRDILIGFDLCHSIGAIPHELSKWGVDFAFWCNYKHLNGGPGAVGGLYVNQRHFGQQPGLAGWFSSKKEKQFDMAHELTPALHAGAFQMGTPHVLSIAPLIGSLSMFHEVGIEKIRTKSLRLTSYMLELIEQKLKEYEFKIRNPKEEKNRGGHIFLEHPEAARICKALKANQIIPDFRSPNGIRLAPVALYNTFEEVWLTIDKLKQIMDEEQYKKFENKRGVVA from the coding sequence ATGACTGATCCTAATACAACATATACCCGTGAATATGCTCGCGAATTAGATCAAAAAGATCCATTAGCATCCTATCGAAGTGAATTTTATTTAATTGAACAGATGATCTATCTTGATGGTAACTCACTCGGACTTTTATCAAAACGAGCGGAGAAAACGTTACTAGAATTGCTTCATTCTTGGAAAACACTAGGCATTGAAGGTTGGACAGAAGGTGACTATCCATGGTTTTATTTATCTGAAAGCTTGGGAGAAAAGATGGCCCCACTTTTAGGAGCTGATCGTGAGGAAGTTCTTATAACGGGATCGACGACGTCAAATCTTCATCAATTAGTAGCCACATTTTTTAAACCAGATGAAAAGAAAAATAAAATTTTAGCCGATGAACTTGCATTTCCGACGGATATTTATGCCCTGCAAAGTCAATTAAAACTACAAGGATTAGACCCACAAGAGCATCTATTTAAAGTAATAAGTGCTGACGGTCATACGATAGACGAAGAAGTGATTATTGATGCGATGACCGAAGACATTGCGCTTATCGTTTTACCGAGTATTTTATATAGAAGCGGCCAAATACTAGATATGGAAAGGCTGACGAAAGAAGCACACAATCGCGATATTTTAATTGGGTTTGATTTATGTCATTCCATCGGTGCAATTCCTCACGAATTAAGTAAATGGGGTGTTGATTTTGCTTTTTGGTGCAATTATAAACATTTAAACGGGGGTCCAGGAGCGGTCGGTGGCTTGTATGTCAATCAACGTCACTTTGGTCAACAACCTGGGCTTGCGGGGTGGTTTAGTTCTAAGAAAGAAAAACAGTTCGATATGGCACATGAGCTAACACCAGCACTTCATGCGGGAGCATTTCAAATGGGGACACCTCATGTGTTAAGTATCGCTCCTTTAATCGGATCATTATCGATGTTTCATGAGGTTGGCATAGAAAAAATACGAACAAAATCATTACGCTTAACAAGCTATATGCTCGAACTCATCGAACAAAAACTTAAGGAATACGAGTTTAAGATTAGAAATCCAAAAGAGGAAAAAAATCGCGGTGGGCATATCTTTTTGGAACATCCCGAAGCGGCAAGAATTTGTAAAGCATTAAAGGCTAATCAAATCATACCTGATTTTCGCTCACCCAATGGGATTCGTCTAGCGCCTGTAGCGTTATACAATACATTTGAAGAAGTGTGGTTGACGATTGACAAGCTAAAACAAATAATGGATGAGGAGCAATACAAAAAATTTGAAAATAAACGTGGAGTTGTCGCTTAA
- the kynB gene encoding arylformamidase, which translates to MKNKTDLEKKWIDISQPLTGTIAHWPEDTPYSYKVSYTKEQTGSVNIGQITTSVHIGTHIDAPFHFKNDGEKVLDLDINVYIGRCRLIDVSGHMKITEDVLKQYDLDGVTRLLLKTSIPNNPSSFPEEIPFLTSDSAAFLKEKGIILIGVDVPSVDPLDSKDLEGHHALHENGIHILENVMLDHIEPGDYELIALPLPLKEADGSPVRAVVRPIELK; encoded by the coding sequence ATGAAAAATAAAACAGATTTAGAAAAAAAGTGGATTGATATTTCACAACCATTAACAGGAACGATCGCGCATTGGCCTGAAGATACACCATATTCTTATAAAGTAAGTTACACAAAAGAACAAACAGGCTCTGTAAATATTGGACAAATAACAACAAGTGTCCATATAGGCACCCATATTGATGCTCCATTTCACTTTAAGAATGACGGCGAAAAAGTGTTGGACCTGGACATAAACGTATATATCGGCCGATGTCGACTGATTGATGTGTCGGGTCATATGAAAATAACCGAGGACGTTTTAAAGCAATATGATTTAGACGGCGTGACTCGACTTTTACTAAAAACGTCGATCCCGAATAATCCAAGTTCGTTTCCAGAAGAAATTCCTTTTTTGACTAGTGACAGTGCCGCCTTTTTAAAAGAAAAAGGGATTATCCTAATTGGTGTCGATGTTCCTTCTGTCGACCCTTTAGATAGTAAAGACCTTGAAGGACATCACGCATTACACGAAAATGGTATACACATTCTAGAAAATGTTATGCTTGACCATATCGAACCAGGAGATTATGAATTAATTGCCTTACCACTTCCACTAAAAGAAGCAGATGGGAGCCCCGTTCGAGCAGTAGTTAGACCGATTGAGCTAAAGTAA
- the kynA gene encoding tryptophan 2,3-dioxygenase, producing MKKDNQNHYSTTDTEKNIHTDFTNNMTYGEYLQLDQILSSQKRLSDHHDEMLFIIIHQVSELWMKLILHELNAAIESIEKDDLSTSFKQLARVSKIQTQIIHAWDVLSTLTPSEYMEFRDSLGQASGFQSFQYRMIEFALGYKTDHVLKIYKKEPALYIELEKAYKAPGLYDVAIKQLKKAGFPIPNKILNRDYSTPYKENQTVREAWLAVYRDVDRYWDLYELAEKLVDIEDWLQQWRFRHMKTVERIIGFKQGTGGSSGVHYLKKVLDQRFFPELWDLRTEL from the coding sequence ATGAAAAAAGATAATCAAAACCACTACTCAACAACGGATACCGAAAAGAACATTCACACTGATTTTACCAACAATATGACGTACGGTGAATATTTACAACTTGATCAAATTTTATCTAGTCAAAAAAGGTTATCTGATCATCATGATGAGATGCTTTTTATTATCATCCATCAAGTTAGTGAATTATGGATGAAGCTCATTCTACATGAACTGAATGCCGCGATTGAATCGATTGAGAAGGACGATTTATCGACATCCTTCAAACAATTAGCGAGGGTTTCAAAAATTCAAACGCAAATTATACATGCTTGGGATGTCCTATCAACACTGACACCGTCTGAATATATGGAATTTCGTGATTCTTTAGGCCAAGCTTCAGGCTTCCAATCGTTCCAATATAGAATGATCGAATTTGCGCTCGGGTATAAAACAGATCATGTCTTGAAGATTTATAAAAAAGAACCTGCACTTTATATTGAATTAGAAAAAGCATATAAGGCACCTGGACTTTATGATGTCGCTATTAAGCAACTAAAAAAAGCTGGATTTCCAATTCCTAATAAAATCCTCAACAGAGACTATTCTACACCCTATAAAGAAAATCAGACGGTGCGAGAAGCTTGGTTAGCGGTTTATCGAGATGTTGATCGATATTGGGATCTCTATGAGCTGGCTGAAAAGCTTGTCGATATTGAAGATTGGCTTCAGCAATGGCGGTTTCGTCATATGAAAACAGTAGAACGGATCATTGGATTTAAACAAGGAACAGGCGGATCATCCGGCGTTCATTATTTGAAAAAAGTATTAGACCAGCGTTTCTTTCCAGAATTGTGGGATTTGCGGACAGAATTATAA
- a CDS encoding HAD family hydrolase, whose translation MKCFSIDLDGTLLNSKHEISDENLKVLRYLEERGHSIIFNTGRAFEDVIKYDSVRKIEAPVFSINGTVLYSKSREILFEASLPVSTYKELFQVLKKLGLWVMVYTNQGGFPCRYPMLAGKSVEEIERIFDSYDYNEVLEKENLKIYKVMAVTREDQLDKIDQAKQEVAGKLEVSMASSFPNNVEFTSIEATKGKALLRYQTMTNIQFDEIYAFGDGGNDIAQFKVATTSVAMGNAPSFIQQEADMITKSNDEDGFAYAVRQLLKIE comes from the coding sequence ATGAAATGTTTTTCAATTGATTTAGATGGGACGTTATTAAACTCAAAACATGAAATATCGGATGAAAATTTAAAAGTTCTCAGATACTTAGAAGAACGAGGACACAGCATTATTTTTAACACGGGTCGAGCTTTTGAAGATGTTATTAAATATGATTCAGTGAGAAAAATAGAAGCACCTGTTTTTAGTATTAATGGGACGGTTTTATACTCAAAGTCAAGAGAAATCCTATTTGAAGCTTCGTTACCTGTTTCTACTTATAAAGAGTTGTTTCAGGTTTTAAAGAAATTGGGTCTTTGGGTTATGGTCTATACCAATCAAGGTGGTTTCCCCTGTAGATATCCAATGCTTGCAGGGAAAAGTGTTGAAGAAATTGAACGCATTTTCGATTCTTATGATTATAATGAAGTTCTTGAAAAAGAGAATCTCAAAATCTATAAAGTTATGGCTGTGACTCGCGAAGATCAACTCGATAAAATAGATCAAGCCAAGCAAGAAGTTGCGGGAAAATTAGAAGTATCTATGGCTTCATCGTTTCCAAACAATGTCGAGTTTACATCAATTGAAGCGACGAAAGGAAAGGCTCTACTACGTTATCAAACGATGACAAATATTCAATTTGATGAAATTTATGCATTTGGAGACGGAGGTAATGACATTGCCCAGTTTAAAGTAGCAACGACATCTGTCGCAATGGGAAATGCTCCTTCCTTTATTCAACAGGAAGCTGATATGATTACGAAATCAAATGATGAAGATGGATTTGCATATGCGGTCCGACAATTATTAAAAATCGAGTAA